One window of Chloroflexus aggregans DSM 9485 genomic DNA carries:
- a CDS encoding histidine phosphatase family protein: MRLIIVRHGESEWNRINRYQGQQDAPLSELGRQQALALGERLRHEKIDVVYSSRLQRAAHTAQAIVAYHPGLNIIYDDALLEINHGEWEGKYVHEIMEKYADGLREWRQHPTRSQMPGGESFSNVLKRVLDFRERICVEHANQTVLISTHDVIVKILVADALGMNMDRINRIWVTNASISVIEYGDDLPYLVSLSEACHLGHLATTREQQHAL; the protein is encoded by the coding sequence ATGCGACTGATTATTGTACGCCACGGCGAGAGCGAATGGAACCGGATTAATCGATATCAAGGTCAACAAGACGCACCGCTCTCTGAATTAGGCCGGCAGCAGGCGCTGGCATTGGGCGAGCGCCTCCGCCACGAAAAGATCGATGTGGTATACAGCAGCCGGCTCCAACGAGCCGCCCATACTGCGCAAGCCATCGTTGCCTATCACCCCGGCCTCAACATCATTTACGATGACGCCTTACTTGAGATCAATCACGGCGAGTGGGAAGGGAAGTATGTCCACGAGATCATGGAGAAATACGCCGATGGATTGCGTGAGTGGCGACAACACCCTACCCGCTCACAGATGCCGGGCGGCGAGAGCTTCTCGAATGTACTGAAGCGTGTCCTCGATTTTCGTGAGCGGATCTGTGTTGAGCATGCGAACCAAACCGTCTTAATCAGTACACACGATGTGATCGTCAAGATTTTGGTCGCCGATGCGCTAGGGATGAATATGGACCGAATTAATCGGATTTGGGTAACGAATGCCAGTATTAGCGTGATCGAATACGGCGACGATCTCCCCTATCTGGTTAGTCTCAGCGAGGCATGCCACCTTGGTCATTTGGCAACAACGCGCGAACAGCAGCATGCGTTGTAA
- a CDS encoding GIY-YIG nuclease family protein codes for MEVFAVAPGMVSELPYLRTSGTYILHLRLPQPLNQLAIGRLGRFDLAAGHYYYVGSAFGAGGLAARLRRHCLVNKRPHWHIDYLRPYLELEMIWVATGKERLECRWCTALATVPGLVRPIPHFGASDTGCGGHLFYATMAVPNIAMWLAGNRQ; via the coding sequence ATGGAAGTCTTTGCCGTAGCGCCGGGTATGGTGAGCGAACTGCCGTACCTACGCACGTCAGGCACATATATCTTACATCTACGCTTACCCCAACCGCTCAACCAGCTTGCAATCGGGCGACTGGGCAGGTTTGATCTGGCTGCCGGTCACTATTACTATGTCGGCAGTGCGTTTGGGGCAGGTGGCCTGGCGGCGCGTCTCCGGCGACATTGTCTCGTGAACAAACGTCCGCATTGGCATATCGATTATCTACGCCCCTATCTCGAACTCGAAATGATATGGGTAGCGACGGGGAAAGAGCGGTTGGAGTGCCGTTGGTGTACTGCTTTAGCAACGGTACCTGGGTTAGTGCGGCCTATTCCACACTTCGGAGCCTCTGATACGGGTTGTGGCGGGCATCTGTTTTACGCTACGATGGCTGTACCGAACATTGCTATGTGGCTGGCCGGTAATCGCCAATAA
- the purD gene encoding phosphoribosylamine--glycine ligase: MNVLLIGSGGREHALAWKIANSPNFTKLLTIPGNPGTGRYGRNVPFPLDDHPALIDLAQQEKIDLVVVGPDNPLADGIVDAFQAAGIPAFGPTAAAARIESSKSFAKEIMAATGVPTAQSHVFASATEATEFARASGKAWVVKADGLALGKGVIVAETLDETIEAIAKLSTIPAGHHLLLEERLYGREVSVQALCDGTRLWPLPPARDHKRLEEGDRGPNTGGMGVIAPVDEVTPALLDEIVNRCMQPVVNELARRGTPFRGLLYAGIILTADGPKVLEFNARFGDPEAQTVLPLLEGDFLGALYACATGQLQPDMLRWRKRYAVCVVLCAAGYPGRPRKGDLIRGVEALDEDQVLVFHAGTAVGPNGLCTAGGRVLGVTGLGSTLKQARERTYTAVEQIRFEGKHFRRDIGQE; this comes from the coding sequence ATGAACGTACTACTTATTGGTTCCGGCGGACGCGAGCACGCATTGGCGTGGAAAATTGCCAACTCACCTAACTTTACCAAACTTCTCACCATCCCTGGCAATCCCGGTACTGGAAGGTATGGCCGGAATGTTCCTTTCCCGCTTGACGATCACCCCGCACTGATCGACCTCGCTCAGCAAGAAAAGATCGATCTGGTAGTAGTCGGCCCTGATAACCCGCTCGCCGATGGAATCGTCGATGCATTTCAAGCTGCTGGTATCCCGGCATTCGGTCCAACAGCCGCCGCGGCCCGGATTGAAAGTAGTAAATCGTTCGCTAAAGAGATCATGGCGGCGACCGGCGTACCAACTGCGCAAAGCCATGTCTTTGCTTCGGCTACCGAAGCTACCGAGTTTGCCCGCGCCAGCGGCAAGGCTTGGGTCGTCAAAGCCGATGGCCTGGCGCTTGGCAAAGGCGTGATCGTAGCTGAGACACTTGACGAGACGATAGAAGCAATTGCCAAACTGAGTACCATTCCCGCAGGGCATCATCTCTTGCTCGAGGAGCGTTTGTACGGGCGGGAAGTGTCGGTGCAGGCGCTTTGCGATGGTACACGGTTGTGGCCATTACCACCGGCTCGCGATCACAAGCGACTGGAAGAGGGCGACCGCGGACCCAACACCGGTGGGATGGGAGTGATCGCTCCGGTTGATGAGGTGACACCGGCGCTGCTCGATGAAATCGTCAATCGCTGTATGCAGCCGGTCGTTAATGAGCTGGCCCGACGGGGGACGCCGTTCCGTGGCCTGTTATACGCCGGCATTATCCTCACCGCCGACGGCCCGAAAGTACTGGAGTTCAACGCACGGTTTGGTGATCCGGAAGCACAGACGGTGTTGCCGCTACTAGAAGGTGATTTTCTCGGTGCTTTGTACGCTTGTGCTACCGGCCAATTGCAGCCGGATATGCTCCGCTGGCGCAAACGGTATGCCGTCTGTGTCGTGTTGTGTGCCGCCGGTTACCCCGGTCGTCCGCGGAAGGGTGATCTGATCCGCGGAGTTGAGGCACTCGACGAGGATCAGGTATTGGTCTTCCACGCAGGAACTGCGGTTGGCCCGAACGGTCTCTGCACCGCCGGCGGACGTGTGCTCGGCGTAACCGGCCTCGGCTCAACGCTGAAACAAGCACGCGAACGAACCTACACGGCTGTCGAGCAGATCCGCTTCGAGGGTAAGCATTTCCGCCGCGATATTGGTCAGGAGTAG
- the purN gene encoding phosphoribosylglycinamide formyltransferase encodes MPSIAVLLSGSGSNLQALLDAQAAGELAGEVTLVVSDRAQAYGLQRALNAGIAAAHVPLSAPRGPLRQQWERRLAGVVACFEPDLIVLAGFMRVLSPVFLERFPDKVINQHPALLPTDGGDTVTTSSGIVIPALRGAHVVADAIRLKLPVTGCTIHRVTPRVDDGPVLARAEVPVLPDDTVESLHERIKTVERRLIVETVNRLLG; translated from the coding sequence GTGCCAAGCATTGCGGTGTTGTTGAGCGGCAGCGGCAGCAACTTGCAGGCGCTGCTCGATGCGCAGGCTGCCGGTGAGCTGGCGGGCGAAGTGACGTTGGTGGTCAGTGACCGCGCCCAAGCATACGGCTTGCAACGGGCGCTCAACGCCGGGATTGCCGCCGCGCACGTGCCGCTCAGCGCGCCGCGCGGCCCGCTGCGCCAGCAATGGGAACGGCGCTTGGCCGGCGTGGTCGCTTGCTTCGAGCCAGATCTGATCGTGCTGGCCGGTTTTATGCGCGTACTTTCGCCGGTATTTCTCGAACGGTTTCCCGACAAGGTCATCAATCAACATCCGGCCCTATTGCCCACCGACGGCGGTGATACGGTCACAACCAGCAGTGGAATCGTGATTCCGGCCCTACGTGGTGCCCACGTCGTCGCCGACGCTATCCGTCTTAAGTTGCCGGTAACCGGTTGCACGATCCATCGGGTGACACCACGGGTAGACGATGGCCCCGTCTTGGCAAGGGCTGAAGTGCCGGTTCTCCCCGATGACACTGTTGAGTCGCTCCACGAGCGGATCAAAACAGTGGAACGACGGTTGATTGTAGAGACGGTAAATCGATTACTGGGATAA
- a CDS encoding ABC1 kinase family protein: MWPLVRQARHLGRYREIVQVLVHHGFGYLVDQLGLTSLLSLPRRVILRAPTPPPLNNAERLREALIELGPTFVKLGQALSTRPDLLPADLIAELSKLQDTVPPFPGEQAINLIETTFGRPIEQLFQTFDPQPLAAASLGQVHAATLSDGTAVVVKVQRPDIAARIQTDLAILADLAALAQERLAFAAQYNLSEIVWEFSATLRAELDYVREARNADRFRQMFCANPHIYIPCVYWEYTDTRILTTERVFGIKLNDMPALRAAGVDLARLARASVDITLTEIFEYGFFHSDPHPGNFFVIDGEVLGVVDFGQVGTLDQTTVQGLLWMMGALVNHDSQALLRALERLGVIQRRTATAALRRDLERFVEGFVDRPLGMISARETFDGLTTLLRRHRLVIPGPLATLLKTVVMMEGLGMQLDPTLNVFEAARPYIQQALREQVSPAVLGAQALASGRELGELAFEIPEQISQSLHRLNEGELRLQTRELELRRVAGALIGAANRLALAIVVSAFIIGVAVVAVAMRMLDWYGILPWTLLFVGVGGVVTGGIMLTLALLRRE; this comes from the coding sequence ATGTGGCCACTCGTTCGGCAGGCCCGCCATCTTGGCCGTTACCGTGAGATCGTGCAAGTCTTAGTTCATCACGGTTTTGGCTATCTGGTCGATCAGCTCGGATTAACCTCTCTTTTATCGCTACCACGTCGCGTGATCCTTCGCGCACCGACACCGCCTCCGCTCAACAATGCCGAGCGCCTCCGTGAGGCTTTGATCGAACTCGGACCGACGTTTGTCAAATTAGGGCAGGCCTTGAGTACTCGTCCCGATCTACTCCCTGCCGATCTGATCGCCGAGTTGAGCAAACTGCAAGACACAGTGCCTCCGTTCCCCGGCGAACAGGCGATCAACCTGATCGAAACCACGTTCGGTCGACCAATCGAACAGCTCTTTCAAACCTTTGATCCGCAGCCCCTCGCAGCCGCTTCGTTAGGGCAAGTTCATGCTGCCACTCTATCCGACGGTACAGCGGTGGTGGTGAAGGTGCAGCGACCCGATATTGCGGCACGTATTCAGACCGATTTGGCGATTCTGGCTGATTTGGCTGCCTTGGCCCAAGAACGACTCGCGTTCGCCGCTCAGTACAATCTGAGCGAGATCGTTTGGGAGTTCAGTGCTACCCTGCGCGCCGAACTTGATTACGTGCGCGAAGCGCGCAACGCCGATCGCTTTCGCCAGATGTTTTGCGCCAATCCGCATATCTACATTCCGTGTGTCTACTGGGAGTATACTGACACGCGCATCTTGACGACCGAGCGGGTGTTCGGCATTAAACTGAACGATATGCCGGCCCTTCGTGCTGCTGGTGTTGATTTGGCGCGGTTGGCGCGGGCCAGTGTGGACATTACGTTGACCGAGATCTTTGAATATGGCTTCTTTCATAGCGATCCCCATCCGGGCAACTTTTTTGTGATCGATGGCGAGGTACTCGGAGTGGTCGATTTTGGTCAGGTTGGCACGCTGGATCAGACCACGGTGCAGGGCTTGTTGTGGATGATGGGTGCGTTAGTTAACCACGATAGTCAAGCGCTCCTTCGCGCTCTTGAACGGCTTGGCGTCATCCAACGTCGTACAGCCACGGCAGCATTGCGGCGCGATTTAGAACGCTTCGTGGAGGGATTTGTCGACCGCCCACTCGGCATGATATCGGCTCGTGAAACGTTTGATGGTCTTACTACACTTCTCCGTCGGCACCGACTGGTCATTCCCGGTCCCCTGGCCACACTCCTAAAGACGGTGGTGATGATGGAAGGATTGGGCATGCAGCTCGATCCGACCTTGAACGTGTTCGAGGCTGCCCGTCCCTACATTCAGCAAGCGCTGCGTGAACAGGTCTCGCCGGCTGTTTTGGGGGCGCAGGCTTTGGCGAGTGGGCGTGAACTCGGTGAGTTAGCATTTGAAATACCCGAGCAGATTAGCCAAAGTCTCCACCGCCTCAACGAGGGTGAGCTGCGTCTGCAAACCCGCGAATTGGAGTTACGCCGGGTGGCCGGTGCGCTAATCGGTGCGGCCAACCGCCTGGCGCTCGCGATCGTGGTTTCGGCGTTTATTATCGGCGTGGCCGTCGTGGCGGTAGCAATGCGTATGCTCGATTGGTACGGTATTTTACCGTGGACACTCCTGTTTGTCGGGGTCGGTGGGGTGGTGACCGGTGGAATTATGCTGACGTTGGCTTTGTTGCGCCGTGAATAA
- a CDS encoding glycosyltransferase family 39 protein: protein MPTFVRTRLVRWMEPIRTFLTGREFGPFVIVLVFVVILPISLPRIALSDEVQYYAYLRSLYFDHDLDFYNEYQHFATIGLQRNDPAVFNALLRPDAANPNPVTGKLRNVAPVGSAILWLPGFFLADVWVQVANTFGAEIARDGFSPPYLTAVCFMSALYSLAGLLLTYRLARIYTGQLPALLATLTIFLATPLVFYTYLAMAWSHANGFFLFALFLTIWLRGREGNIGQSDGRRHWSVWLALGIVAGLMVMTREQLGLLLIIPAFEALAAYIGALRRRQWAVMRELIAGHAVFVGVFILALTPQLAAYWVLNGRLGPSTTVGSKLAVVNLGPFPLLVSPRFFDTLLDPAHGAFLWSPILVVALIGLLWLFWRDGPLALLLLTGFLAQVYINGAFGTTWHLSGSFGFRRLIECTPIFTLGLAALIAWLQSRVGWKPLLIGSLIFVAWNVGLIAQWTFLRTELRKGLIWEGMLYYQLQVPLQILLRLSDILFNRCRLIINC from the coding sequence ATGCCAACCTTCGTTCGTACTCGGCTCGTGAGATGGATGGAACCGATACGCACGTTCTTGACGGGGCGCGAGTTTGGGCCATTCGTGATCGTGTTGGTCTTTGTCGTGATCTTGCCTATCAGCCTACCACGCATTGCGCTGAGCGATGAGGTACAGTATTACGCCTATCTGCGCTCGCTCTACTTTGATCACGATCTCGATTTTTATAATGAGTATCAACACTTTGCCACAATCGGGCTACAACGCAACGATCCGGCGGTATTCAACGCCCTGCTGCGCCCCGATGCTGCCAACCCCAACCCGGTGACCGGCAAACTGCGCAACGTTGCCCCCGTTGGTTCGGCAATTCTTTGGTTACCCGGCTTTTTCCTGGCCGATGTATGGGTGCAGGTGGCGAACACGTTCGGTGCGGAGATAGCGCGTGATGGTTTCAGTCCGCCCTACCTTACTGCCGTTTGCTTCATGTCGGCGCTGTATAGTTTAGCCGGCCTACTTCTGACCTACCGGCTCGCACGTATCTACACCGGTCAGTTACCGGCTTTGCTGGCTACACTCACTATCTTTCTCGCTACTCCGCTGGTCTTCTATACCTATCTCGCCATGGCGTGGTCGCATGCCAATGGATTTTTTTTGTTTGCCCTCTTTCTCACGATCTGGCTCCGTGGGCGTGAGGGGAACATCGGCCAAAGTGATGGGCGACGGCATTGGAGTGTCTGGCTTGCCTTGGGTATTGTTGCCGGATTAATGGTTATGACCCGTGAGCAGTTGGGGTTGCTCTTAATCATTCCGGCATTCGAGGCGCTGGCGGCCTATATTGGGGCATTGCGCCGCCGGCAATGGGCGGTGATGCGTGAGTTGATTGCCGGCCATGCCGTGTTTGTCGGGGTTTTCATACTGGCGCTGACGCCACAACTGGCTGCATATTGGGTGCTCAACGGCCGACTCGGACCATCAACCACGGTGGGCAGTAAGTTGGCGGTGGTGAATCTTGGCCCGTTTCCGCTCCTTGTTAGCCCCCGCTTTTTCGATACCCTCCTCGATCCTGCTCATGGTGCGTTCCTGTGGAGTCCGATCCTCGTTGTCGCCCTCATCGGACTCCTCTGGCTCTTTTGGCGTGATGGTCCGTTAGCGTTACTTCTTTTGACCGGTTTTCTGGCTCAAGTCTATATCAACGGTGCCTTCGGCACTACGTGGCATCTGAGTGGCTCATTCGGGTTTCGGCGTCTCATTGAGTGTACGCCGATCTTCACCCTCGGATTGGCAGCATTGATCGCTTGGCTTCAGTCGCGGGTGGGTTGGAAACCATTGCTGATCGGTTCACTTATTTTCGTCGCGTGGAATGTGGGGTTAATTGCTCAGTGGACATTTCTTCGCACCGAGTTGCGGAAGGGGCTGATCTGGGAGGGAATGCTGTATTATCAATTACAAGTTCCGCTCCAGATTCTCTTGCGGCTCTCCGATATTCTGTTCAATCGCTGTCGCTTGATCATCAATTGCTGA
- a CDS encoding DUF3341 domain-containing protein, which yields MRNDVYGVIAEFPTPEALIEATRKAKAAGYTKMDAFSPFPIEEVIEEIAHGDTGVPRLVLLFGLIGAATGFILQYIGNLIDYPLNIGGRPLDITNWPAMIPITFESGILLASFASAIGMVVLNGLPAPYHPVFNVPRFQYASQDAFFLCIESTDPLFDRSRTSQFLRSLNPMQVSEVPY from the coding sequence ATGCGTAACGATGTCTACGGCGTGATAGCAGAATTCCCTACGCCCGAAGCGTTGATCGAAGCAACCCGGAAAGCCAAAGCAGCAGGCTACACGAAGATGGACGCCTTCTCACCCTTCCCAATCGAAGAGGTGATTGAAGAGATTGCCCACGGCGATACCGGTGTGCCACGTCTAGTGCTACTGTTTGGCTTGATCGGTGCCGCTACCGGCTTTATTCTCCAGTATATCGGTAATTTGATTGATTACCCATTGAACATCGGTGGGCGCCCTCTCGATATTACCAACTGGCCGGCAATGATCCCGATCACCTTCGAGAGTGGGATTCTGCTCGCGTCATTTGCCTCGGCGATTGGGATGGTGGTGCTCAATGGCCTGCCGGCTCCGTACCACCCGGTCTTTAATGTACCCCGGTTCCAGTATGCGTCGCAAGACGCCTTCTTCTTGTGCATTGAGTCGACGGATCCGCTGTTTGATCGTTCGCGCACTTCGCAATTCCTGCGCTCACTCAATCCGATGCAGGTTTCAGAAGTGCCATACTGA
- a CDS encoding c-type cytochrome: protein MQTPRLTSRIIRFGWIGLLVFLLTACHQDMYDQQKYTTYEPSSFFADGRSSRPNVPGAIPYEVIKTDEFLYTGLVDGKEVDAMPFPVTKDLLLRGQLKYNIYCAVCHGESGYGASMVAEYGGIVPANFHQQRLREAPLSHFFVIITNGVYRGDPNNGGYQSMYSYASRITPEDRWAIAAYIRALQLSQNATIDDVPPAERAKLGN, encoded by the coding sequence ATGCAGACGCCTCGCCTCACATCGCGCATTATTCGCTTTGGTTGGATTGGCCTGTTGGTGTTCTTGTTGACTGCATGTCACCAAGATATGTACGACCAGCAGAAGTACACCACCTACGAACCGAGCAGCTTTTTCGCCGATGGCCGTTCGTCGCGGCCAAATGTACCGGGGGCAATCCCGTATGAGGTGATTAAGACCGATGAGTTTCTCTACACCGGTCTCGTCGATGGCAAGGAAGTGGACGCGATGCCCTTCCCGGTGACGAAAGACTTGTTGCTCCGCGGGCAACTGAAGTATAACATTTACTGTGCCGTCTGCCACGGCGAGTCGGGCTACGGAGCGAGTATGGTGGCCGAGTATGGCGGCATTGTGCCGGCGAATTTCCATCAACAGCGCTTGCGTGAAGCACCGCTCAGCCATTTCTTCGTGATTATAACGAACGGTGTGTATCGCGGCGATCCGAACAACGGCGGTTATCAGTCAATGTATAGCTATGCCTCGCGCATTACGCCGGAAGACCGCTGGGCGATTGCCGCATACATCCGGGCTTTGCAACTGAGCCAGAATGCAACTATCGATGACGTGCCTCCCGCTGAGCGCGCAAAGCTCGGCAATTAA
- the nrfD gene encoding NrfD/PsrC family molybdoenzyme membrane anchor subunit, producing MAQAQPLRTRPVDDGEAYLLPGETYTSITQKIGDVPLTPPLKTPKGWLAGFSVAFFLLMIFFVSVTWLFIRGVGIWGINIPVGWGMDIINFVWWIGIGHAGTLISAILLLLNQGWRNSINRFAEAMTLFAVACAGLYPILHLGRPWLFYWLIPYPNTHGMWPQFRSALAWDVFAISTYATVSLVFWLVGLIPDFATLRDRAKNIWVKRLYGIAALGWRGSARHWHRYEIASILLAGLSTPLVVSVHSIISLDFAISQVPGWQVTVFPPYFVAGAVFAGFAMVLLLMIPVRTFYGFESYITIHHLDVMAKVMLATGMIVVYGYFMEVFASLYSGNEFEEYLLYNRLFGPSSWAYWGLLFCNAVAIQPLWFKKVRQNVPALLIISLIVSVGMWLERYVIIVISLERDFLPSSWDIYIPTIWDWSLYLGTFGLFFTLLFLFIRVLPMINIFEMRLFLHQETERAKQRAEHGAHSHGHDHSPAHGVASAD from the coding sequence ATGGCACAGGCGCAACCACTCCGAACCCGGCCCGTCGATGACGGTGAAGCGTACTTGCTGCCGGGGGAAACCTACACGTCGATCACGCAAAAGATCGGCGATGTCCCGTTAACGCCGCCGCTGAAGACCCCAAAGGGCTGGTTGGCCGGCTTTAGCGTGGCGTTCTTCTTGTTAATGATCTTCTTCGTGTCGGTGACGTGGCTGTTCATCCGCGGCGTCGGTATCTGGGGTATTAATATCCCGGTCGGCTGGGGTATGGACATCATCAACTTCGTGTGGTGGATCGGTATCGGCCACGCCGGTACGCTTATCTCGGCCATTCTGTTGCTGCTTAATCAGGGTTGGCGCAACTCGATCAACCGCTTCGCCGAAGCGATGACGCTGTTTGCGGTGGCGTGCGCCGGTCTCTACCCGATCCTGCACCTCGGTCGACCATGGCTGTTCTACTGGTTGATCCCGTACCCGAACACGCACGGCATGTGGCCACAGTTCCGCAGCGCACTGGCGTGGGACGTATTTGCGATCTCGACCTACGCTACGGTGTCGCTGGTGTTCTGGCTGGTCGGTCTGATCCCCGACTTTGCGACGCTCCGTGATCGGGCCAAGAACATCTGGGTCAAGCGCCTCTACGGCATTGCGGCCCTTGGTTGGCGTGGATCGGCCCGCCACTGGCACCGCTATGAGATAGCCTCGATCTTGCTGGCCGGTCTCTCGACCCCACTGGTGGTCTCAGTTCACTCGATCATTTCACTCGACTTCGCCATTTCGCAAGTCCCCGGCTGGCAAGTCACGGTCTTCCCGCCCTACTTCGTGGCCGGCGCCGTGTTTGCCGGGTTTGCGATGGTGCTCCTCCTGATGATCCCGGTACGCACCTTCTACGGCTTTGAGAGCTACATCACCATCCATCACCTCGATGTGATGGCGAAAGTGATGCTCGCTACCGGTATGATCGTCGTTTACGGCTACTTTATGGAGGTCTTCGCCTCGCTTTACAGCGGCAATGAATTCGAGGAATACCTCCTCTACAACCGCCTCTTCGGGCCAAGCTCGTGGGCCTACTGGGGCCTGCTCTTCTGCAACGCGGTAGCCATTCAACCCTTGTGGTTTAAGAAGGTGCGTCAGAATGTCCCAGCCTTGTTGATCATCTCACTAATCGTCAGTGTTGGTATGTGGCTGGAGCGCTACGTGATTATTGTCATCTCGCTCGAGCGTGACTTCTTGCCTTCGTCGTGGGACATCTATATTCCGACGATTTGGGACTGGTCGCTCTACCTTGGTACCTTTGGTCTCTTCTTTACCCTGCTCTTCCTCTTCATCCGCGTCTTACCGATGATCAACATCTTTGAGATGCGGCTGTTCCTCCATCAAGAGACAGAGAGGGCGAAGCAGCGGGCAGAACACGGTGCACACAGCCATGGCCACGATCACAGCCCGGCCCACGGTGTAGCCTCGGCAGACTAG
- a CDS encoding diacylglycerol kinase family protein: protein MAAPIDRSTRRLLAAFRYAFAGIGYLARTQRNFQIHLIIGSIAIALGVVLRITRVEWMILSLTIGMVLAAEGFNSAIEAVVDLATRERHPLAQIAKDVAAGTVLICACIAVVIGIFMFGPRLWMLWLILTV, encoded by the coding sequence ATGGCTGCGCCGATCGATCGCAGCACACGTCGTTTATTAGCCGCATTCCGCTACGCCTTTGCCGGGATTGGCTATCTGGCGCGTACTCAACGTAACTTTCAGATCCATCTCATCATCGGATCAATCGCGATTGCCCTCGGCGTTGTCCTCCGCATTACGCGCGTGGAATGGATGATCTTAAGCCTGACGATTGGGATGGTTTTGGCGGCAGAGGGTTTTAATAGCGCAATCGAAGCGGTTGTCGATTTGGCGACCCGCGAACGTCATCCACTGGCCCAGATCGCCAAAGACGTAGCTGCCGGCACCGTCTTAATCTGTGCCTGTATCGCCGTTGTGATCGGTATCTTCATGTTTGGGCCGCGTTTGTGGATGCTGTGGCTGATCCTAACGGTGTGA